Proteins encoded within one genomic window of Aerococcus viridans:
- a CDS encoding enoyl-CoA hydratase/isomerase family protein: protein MFETILFTIENQIARITFNREASGNAFSETTYQEVIDAVASVEENPDVKAIVITGAGKYFCAGGDIRQFKDLATSGEGIPESGVIKTGEMVAAVRRSSKPVIAAVNGVAAGAGLGLALACDFILMGENAQLVTAFIQMAFPGDTSLLFNLSESIGTYRTNRHVMLNEPITAELAEQYGLIYQVVPDADLLSSALNLASRFVASPSVAIAYQKAIMYDLQYPKALENNQLEAKYMRKASLTADHREAVTAFLEKRKPKFQGR, encoded by the coding sequence ATGTTTGAAACAATTTTATTTACCATCGAGAACCAAATTGCAAGGATTACCTTTAATCGTGAAGCTTCCGGCAATGCCTTTTCTGAAACAACTTATCAGGAAGTGATTGATGCTGTAGCATCGGTTGAAGAGAATCCAGATGTAAAAGCGATTGTAATTACAGGGGCTGGAAAATACTTCTGCGCTGGTGGTGATATTCGCCAATTTAAAGACTTGGCGACGTCGGGTGAAGGTATTCCCGAATCAGGTGTGATTAAAACGGGAGAAATGGTTGCAGCAGTTCGTAGGTCGTCTAAACCAGTGATTGCGGCCGTAAATGGTGTAGCAGCTGGTGCTGGGTTAGGTTTAGCCTTAGCTTGTGATTTTATTCTGATGGGAGAAAATGCACAATTAGTGACAGCCTTCATTCAGATGGCTTTTCCAGGTGATACTAGCTTGCTCTTTAATTTGAGTGAGTCAATTGGGACCTACCGTACCAACCGTCATGTTATGTTAAATGAACCCATCACAGCTGAGTTAGCTGAACAATATGGCCTAATCTATCAAGTAGTGCCGGATGCAGATTTACTATCATCCGCTTTGAACTTGGCTAGTCGTTTTGTTGCTAGTCCTTCTGTAGCTATAGCTTATCAAAAGGCGATTATGTATGACCTACAATATCCAAAAGCTTTAGAGAATAACCAATTAGAAGCGAAATATATGCGTAAGGCTTCCTTAACTGCAGATCACCGCGAGGCAGTTACTGCTTTCTTAGAGAAGAGAAAGCCTAAGTTCCAAGGAAGATAG
- a CDS encoding thiolase family protein has protein sequence MQDAYIVSYGRSAIGKGRPNGALANDRPDDVAAEVLKGVIDRIEGDFDPALIEDVIVGSAFPEGVQGMNFARTIALRAGLPYTVAGQTVNRYCSSGLQTIAIAANAIMAGQSDVLVAGGVEFMSAVPMGGNEPTNNPTLQTEDSGVSYPMGLTAENVASKYKVSREDQDAFGVESHRRAHKAQTSGRFKDEIIPVTTHKVRYTEHGPQVEEKIFDQDEGIRPESSMETLGKLRTIFKADGTVTAGTASQISDGASFVVLMSGDKVKELGVKPIARFVGFKAVGVDPKYMGIGPAYAIPEVLELTGLTLDDLDLIELNEAFASQALASIRELGIDQSITNVNGGAIALGHPLGATGAILTSRLLAEMGKREDSKYGMVSMCIGAGMGAAGIFEYIH, from the coding sequence ATGCAAGATGCTTATATCGTTTCTTACGGCCGATCAGCGATTGGTAAAGGGCGGCCGAATGGTGCCCTAGCCAATGATCGTCCAGATGATGTTGCTGCTGAAGTATTAAAAGGGGTCATTGACCGTATTGAAGGTGACTTTGATCCAGCTTTAATTGAGGATGTCATTGTCGGATCAGCCTTTCCAGAAGGTGTGCAAGGGATGAACTTTGCCCGTACAATTGCCTTACGGGCGGGATTACCTTATACAGTTGCTGGTCAAACAGTGAACCGCTATTGTTCATCGGGATTGCAAACAATTGCTATAGCAGCTAATGCTATTATGGCTGGTCAATCAGATGTGCTAGTAGCTGGTGGTGTTGAGTTTATGAGTGCAGTTCCGATGGGTGGGAATGAACCAACAAATAACCCAACCTTACAAACAGAAGATTCGGGTGTGTCTTATCCAATGGGGTTAACTGCTGAAAATGTAGCAAGTAAATACAAGGTTAGTCGCGAAGACCAGGATGCATTTGGTGTAGAAAGTCATCGCCGGGCCCACAAAGCACAAACTTCTGGTCGTTTCAAGGATGAGATTATACCGGTTACTACCCATAAAGTGCGCTATACCGAACATGGCCCACAGGTAGAAGAAAAAATCTTTGATCAAGATGAAGGGATTCGACCAGAGTCTTCAATGGAAACTTTAGGAAAATTGCGGACAATCTTTAAGGCAGATGGCACTGTGACAGCAGGAACAGCTTCACAAATTTCTGATGGTGCAAGTTTTGTTGTCTTAATGTCAGGCGATAAAGTCAAAGAATTAGGGGTTAAACCAATTGCTCGTTTTGTTGGCTTTAAGGCTGTTGGCGTTGATCCAAAATATATGGGGATTGGCCCAGCCTATGCGATTCCAGAGGTCTTAGAACTCACTGGCTTAACCTTAGATGATTTGGATTTAATCGAGTTAAACGAGGCCTTTGCCTCTCAAGCTTTAGCGTCAATTCGTGAATTAGGTATTGATCAATCCATCACTAATGTGAATGGTGGAGCGATTGCCCTAGGGCATCCTCTAGGGGCAACAGGTGCGATTTTAACATCAAGGTTACTAGCTGAAATGGGCAAGCGTGAAGATAGTAAGTACGGCATGGTATCTATGTGTATAGGTGCTGGTATGGGTGCTGCTGGTATCTTTGAGTATATTCACTAG
- a CDS encoding acyl-CoA dehydrogenase family protein, whose amino-acid sequence MDKQQILSDLYPEDVYGFSQKLTEIEVELLSKLRQVLEDQIAPTLKQHWKEETFPFEAFKAVGDLGLMNHPDLFKESQHPYKVSEYFNLFRYYELARTDMSLATFMTVHAGLGFTTLLQGGSQEQIDYFAPKFTSFEWQTCFALTEPDHGSDIAGGMATTAVRDGDNWLLNGEKRWIGGAGSADFIPTFARNPENNDILCFMVSTATEGLTVEKIDGKIALRLVQNGHIHLKNVQVAEAFRLPKIQSFRDVSRILYATRADVSHITAGGHAGALRAALKYTGQREQFGKKVSQFQITQEKLARMQANAATGLSLSYRLAELQTEGKYAEVPASIAKMQNARLLRETVALGREICGGNGITVDTEVARYFGDAEAIYSYEGTHEVNSLIIGRYLTGFSAFV is encoded by the coding sequence ATGGATAAACAGCAGATACTTTCAGATTTATATCCTGAAGACGTCTATGGTTTCAGCCAAAAATTAACTGAAATAGAAGTTGAATTGTTGAGTAAATTGCGTCAAGTATTAGAAGATCAAATAGCGCCTACTTTAAAACAACACTGGAAAGAAGAAACTTTTCCTTTTGAGGCTTTTAAAGCGGTCGGCGACCTAGGTTTAATGAACCATCCTGATTTATTCAAAGAAAGCCAGCACCCATATAAAGTGAGCGAATATTTTAATCTTTTCCGTTATTATGAATTGGCCAGGACGGACATGTCCTTAGCAACTTTTATGACTGTCCATGCGGGGCTAGGCTTCACTACCTTACTGCAAGGTGGAAGTCAGGAGCAAATTGATTATTTCGCACCAAAATTTACTAGTTTTGAGTGGCAGACTTGTTTTGCCTTAACAGAACCTGATCACGGGTCAGATATAGCTGGAGGTATGGCGACAACAGCAGTAAGAGATGGCGATAACTGGCTACTGAATGGTGAGAAACGTTGGATTGGCGGCGCAGGTTCAGCAGATTTCATACCAACATTTGCCCGTAACCCAGAAAATAATGATATCCTTTGCTTCATGGTATCAACCGCAACCGAGGGCCTTACTGTAGAGAAGATTGATGGGAAAATAGCTCTAAGACTGGTACAAAATGGTCATATTCATTTAAAGAATGTACAGGTGGCTGAGGCCTTTAGACTACCTAAAATTCAATCCTTTAGAGATGTTTCGCGTATCCTTTACGCAACGCGTGCAGATGTTTCCCATATTACGGCAGGTGGACATGCGGGTGCCTTAAGAGCGGCTTTGAAATATACGGGACAGCGAGAACAGTTCGGTAAAAAAGTTAGCCAATTCCAAATTACCCAGGAAAAATTAGCGAGGATGCAAGCGAATGCTGCAACTGGCTTATCCTTATCTTATCGCTTAGCTGAACTTCAAACTGAGGGGAAATATGCTGAAGTGCCAGCTTCAATTGCTAAAATGCAAAATGCTCGTTTATTAAGGGAAACTGTAGCATTGGGTAGAGAAATTTGCGGAGGAAATGGTATTACGGTGGATACGGAAGTTGCAAGATATTTTGGAGATGCAGAGGCCATTTATTCCTATGAAGGCACACATGAAGTAAATAGTCTGATTATAGGGCGATATTTAACAGGATTTAGCGCCTTTGTATAG
- a CDS encoding NAD(P)H-dependent flavin oxidoreductase, whose translation MQTRVTEMLNIQYPIIQGGMQYMSLAELASAVSNAGGLGIVPSMAFPDVDSLRAEVQKMKSLTDKPFGFNISLVPEVAMPEVIMDYIQVLVEEGVPVVETSGQRPRNFIQPLKDAGIKVIHKVTSIRHGLAAQEDGADIIAFVGAEGGGHPGVDLVSGPVLWAKAVEKISVPVLAAGGIVDSKSLYAAMALGVDGVLMSTRFLATPEVNASDTYRQALLQIPENGTVLTMTSLRNAMRVANNEMAQEILQAEKDGATLETLMPLISGRRSYEAMQNGDVQHAQLSMGQGVGRINEIMTVDEIFEELINGFQERHTYMTNLSAVFK comes from the coding sequence ATGCAAACGCGTGTCACTGAAATGCTCAATATTCAGTATCCAATTATCCAAGGGGGAATGCAGTATATGTCGCTGGCTGAACTTGCTTCAGCTGTGTCAAATGCTGGTGGACTTGGTATAGTACCGTCCATGGCTTTCCCGGATGTCGATAGTTTAAGAGCTGAAGTCCAAAAAATGAAATCCTTAACTGATAAACCCTTTGGCTTCAACATTTCATTAGTACCTGAAGTAGCCATGCCAGAAGTGATTATGGATTATATTCAAGTCTTGGTTGAAGAGGGGGTACCAGTAGTTGAAACTTCTGGTCAACGACCAAGAAACTTTATCCAACCCTTGAAAGATGCTGGTATTAAAGTGATTCATAAAGTTACCTCCATCCGCCATGGGTTAGCGGCACAGGAAGATGGTGCGGATATCATTGCCTTTGTTGGTGCTGAAGGTGGTGGCCACCCAGGAGTAGACCTTGTTTCTGGTCCAGTACTTTGGGCTAAAGCGGTAGAGAAAATATCTGTACCTGTATTGGCTGCTGGTGGGATTGTGGATAGTAAAAGCCTATATGCCGCTATGGCTTTAGGTGTAGATGGTGTCTTAATGTCCACTAGATTTCTAGCAACACCAGAAGTGAATGCTTCGGATACTTATCGCCAGGCCTTATTACAGATACCAGAAAATGGGACTGTTTTAACAATGACCTCTTTAAGAAATGCTATGCGTGTGGCTAATAATGAAATGGCTCAAGAAATCCTTCAAGCAGAAAAAGACGGCGCGACACTAGAAACACTAATGCCTTTGATTTCAGGGCGTAGGTCTTATGAAGCGATGCAAAATGGAGATGTCCAACATGCACAACTCAGCATGGGTCAAGGCGTGGGGCGAATTAACGAGATTATGACAGTTGATGAAATATTTGAGGAGCTTATTAATGGGTTCCAAGAACGACATACCTATATGACTAACCTTTCGGCTGTATTTAAGTAG
- a CDS encoding LysR family transcriptional regulator codes for MDINQMQYFVEIVKSNGNLTVAADNLFVSQSALSQFIKNFEKQQGVSLFNRKNGRIVSVSESGMRVYGSALKVLNQYNNLEQVIEKESLVYKGRIKIGIHPTYLRFFFNKFIPQFLIENPDAHIEIVEAGTNDLYRMLQDNMIHMAVLVPPEILDENKYESHQLVRTEIVAFMGPDHPLVTKRLLRWSHLDDYHYVTYNKEDVVHDLVMEKLRTHDSKAIQLFTSGSWDYMIETVLYNQLVALLPTVYFSLFIAKLNQMGIVEKRFEDPIPYIPTLVREKKAGYSKVENFVYQSILENFYLENESLKYDFLDEA; via the coding sequence ATGGACATCAACCAAATGCAGTATTTCGTGGAAATTGTAAAATCAAATGGTAATTTAACAGTTGCCGCAGATAACCTTTTTGTCTCACAGTCAGCGCTAAGCCAATTTATTAAAAACTTTGAAAAACAGCAAGGTGTGTCTCTCTTTAACCGAAAGAACGGAAGAATTGTAAGCGTTTCCGAATCTGGGATGCGGGTTTATGGGTCAGCTTTAAAAGTCTTGAACCAATACAACAACTTGGAACAAGTGATTGAGAAAGAATCGCTCGTCTACAAGGGGCGCATCAAGATTGGGATTCACCCAACTTACTTAAGATTTTTCTTTAATAAATTTATTCCACAATTTCTCATCGAAAATCCAGATGCGCATATTGAAATTGTTGAAGCAGGTACTAATGATTTATACCGGATGCTTCAAGATAATATGATTCATATGGCAGTCCTAGTACCACCTGAGATATTAGATGAAAATAAATATGAATCACATCAATTAGTGAGAACAGAAATTGTGGCTTTTATGGGACCAGATCATCCCTTAGTGACGAAACGCTTGCTTAGATGGTCACACTTAGATGACTATCATTATGTTACTTATAACAAGGAAGATGTGGTACATGATTTGGTTATGGAGAAGTTGCGTACCCATGATTCTAAGGCGATTCAACTATTTACTTCAGGCTCGTGGGACTACATGATTGAAACGGTCCTCTATAATCAATTAGTTGCGCTATTACCAACAGTATATTTTAGCTTATTTATTGCCAAATTAAATCAGATGGGGATTGTTGAGAAAAGATTTGAAGATCCTATTCCCTATATTCCAACCTTAGTACGTGAGAAAAAAGCAGGGTATTCAAAAGTTGAAAACTTTGTTTACCAATCTATTTTAGAGAATTTCTATCTAGAAAATGAAAGTCTTAAATATGATTTTCTAGATGAAGCTTAA